Proteins from a genomic interval of Desulfurellaceae bacterium:
- a CDS encoding type II toxin-antitoxin system RelE/ParE family toxin, with the protein MAELKWLPEALDDLERLFAFLRERSPSAAARAAQTILDGADLLLTAPRLGRPMPDRTQRRELFIPFASSAYVLRCMLEGDNTPVIIRVWHSREVRDP; encoded by the coding sequence ATGGCCGAGCTGAAGTGGCTGCCGGAAGCGCTGGACGACCTGGAGCGCCTGTTTGCGTTTCTCCGGGAGAGAAGTCCGTCGGCGGCCGCCCGTGCTGCCCAGACGATTCTTGACGGAGCCGACCTGCTGCTGACTGCGCCGCGCCTAGGCCGCCCAATGCCGGACCGCACCCAGCGGCGAGAGCTTTTCATTCCGTTCGCGTCGAGTGCCTATGTCCTGCGCTGTATGCTGGAGGGTGACAATACGCCTGTGATTATTCGCGTGTGGCATAGCCGGGAAGTCCGTGACCCGTAA
- a CDS encoding acyl-CoA dehydrogenase, which produces MSDVLRQTQTIVDALQQVRDEALHHGRSLTANGKAIDEHQVHAERLAYLATEVEAARALLSYATAATQAGDTGIDDKALGFAAEVGHKLLATADVHLADFGFSEAFVADTLGRSEVKAAIRSGANEERFRYIGRAELAGQGVNNSWLESDIGLMTRDSVRQFAKTEVAPIAEAVHRNDDLIPEHIITSMAELGYFGMSVPEEYGGGDMGNLAMILTTEELSAASLGVAGSLITRPEILIKALLRGGTPAQKQKWLPSVASGQLMVAISVTEPDTGSDVASVACRAEPASVGGTTGYVLNGAKAWCTFAGRANIIALLARTNPDLSSGARGLSLFIVEKDAFPGHAFEMTQPTGGVLQGDAIPTLGYRGMHSYVLNCDKYFVPAENLVGEEAGLNRGFYLQMAGFAAGRLQTGGRATGLAQAALEVSAGYASERKQFGAALGDFQLTQYKLGRMASHLAAARQLTYAAAPAMDKDESATLTAAMAKLLACDVAVWVSQEGQLMHGGWGYGEEYAISRYVVDALVLPIFEGVKPVLELKVIARTLLA; this is translated from the coding sequence ATGAGCGATGTACTGCGGCAGACCCAGACCATTGTAGACGCCCTGCAGCAAGTCCGTGACGAAGCCCTCCACCACGGCCGGAGCCTGACCGCCAACGGCAAGGCGATTGACGAACACCAGGTCCACGCCGAGCGGCTGGCCTATCTGGCGACCGAGGTCGAGGCTGCCCGCGCCCTGCTGAGCTATGCCACGGCTGCCACTCAGGCCGGTGACACCGGAATCGACGACAAGGCGCTCGGTTTTGCCGCCGAGGTCGGCCACAAGCTGCTGGCCACGGCCGATGTGCATCTGGCCGACTTCGGGTTTTCCGAGGCATTTGTGGCCGACACGCTGGGCAGGAGCGAGGTCAAGGCGGCCATCCGGTCCGGGGCAAACGAGGAGCGCTTTCGGTACATCGGCCGGGCCGAGCTGGCCGGCCAAGGCGTCAACAACTCGTGGCTGGAGAGCGATATCGGGCTGATGACGCGCGATTCGGTGCGCCAATTCGCCAAGACCGAGGTGGCGCCGATTGCCGAGGCCGTGCACCGCAACGACGATCTCATTCCCGAGCACATCATCACCAGCATGGCCGAACTCGGCTATTTCGGCATGTCGGTACCCGAAGAGTACGGCGGTGGCGACATGGGCAACCTGGCCATGATTCTTACCACCGAAGAGCTGTCGGCCGCCTCGCTGGGCGTGGCCGGCAGCCTGATTACGCGCCCCGAAATCCTGATCAAGGCCCTGCTGCGGGGCGGCACTCCAGCCCAAAAGCAGAAGTGGCTGCCGTCGGTCGCGTCCGGCCAGCTGATGGTCGCCATTTCGGTCACCGAGCCCGACACTGGCTCGGACGTGGCCTCGGTAGCCTGCCGGGCCGAGCCGGCCAGCGTCGGCGGCACGACCGGCTATGTGCTGAACGGGGCCAAAGCCTGGTGTACCTTTGCCGGTCGGGCCAATATCATCGCCCTGCTGGCCCGCACCAACCCCGACCTCAGTTCCGGGGCGCGGGGTCTGTCGCTGTTTATTGTGGAGAAGGACGCCTTTCCCGGCCATGCGTTCGAGATGACCCAGCCCACGGGTGGCGTGCTGCAGGGCGATGCGATCCCGACCCTGGGCTACCGGGGCATGCACTCGTATGTGTTGAACTGCGACAAGTATTTCGTGCCGGCCGAGAACCTGGTCGGCGAGGAAGCCGGCCTCAACAGAGGCTTTTATCTGCAAATGGCCGGCTTTGCCGCCGGGCGCCTCCAGACCGGCGGACGGGCAACCGGCCTCGCCCAGGCTGCCCTGGAGGTCAGCGCCGGCTATGCCAGCGAGCGCAAGCAGTTCGGCGCCGCGCTGGGCGACTTTCAGCTCACCCAGTATAAGCTGGGCCGCATGGCCAGCCATCTGGCCGCCGCCCGCCAGCTGACGTATGCCGCAGCTCCGGCCATGGACAAAGACGAGTCGGCCACCCTGACTGCGGCCATGGCCAAATTGTTGGCGTGTGACGTGGCGGTGTGGGTCAGCCAGGAGGGCCAGCTGATGCACGGCGGCTGGGGCTATGGCGAGGAGTACGCCATCTCGCGCTATGTGGTCGATGCCCTGGTGCTGCCGATCTTCGAGGGCGTCAAGCCGGTGCTGGAACTGAAGGTCATCGCCAGAACCCTGCTGGCCTAG
- a CDS encoding CoA ester lyase, protein MFVLDDGQRFVIPRTEMTYPGHSMKLHQNAADPVKSPVDHVMMDFEDACPYEFKGPQSRACVVEALTSLDFGKKVVTVRPNNIRSEFFLGDLEAIVQGAVDGFHGIILPKVHGADDIKYVSKLLDNLEKQAGWKSRIQIEALIEIPQAVINAYEIGSASDRMAGLVFGIADFAATLGIREIVKDQNVNFHYSKQAVVVAAKAAGLHAIDNVYLPLWRRDDPPEKVAEIETGLRDKNVGSANIGMDGTWVIHPQQAAIANACFTPTEEQVGYAIRVLDLYHEKGGGSMPDPQTGEMIDEATVKIALMDLAKAAQAGTVEQSYLAEQAAKSKAITGYDILEQMRRVM, encoded by the coding sequence ATGTTTGTGCTCGATGACGGCCAGCGTTTTGTGATCCCCCGGACCGAGATGACCTATCCCGGTCACAGTATGAAGCTCCACCAGAACGCGGCCGATCCGGTCAAATCGCCGGTTGATCATGTGATGATGGACTTCGAGGACGCCTGCCCCTACGAGTTCAAGGGTCCGCAGAGCCGGGCGTGTGTGGTGGAGGCGCTGACCAGTCTGGATTTCGGCAAAAAAGTCGTGACCGTGCGGCCCAATAATATCCGCTCGGAGTTCTTCCTGGGCGACCTGGAAGCCATCGTGCAGGGCGCGGTGGACGGGTTCCACGGCATTATCCTGCCCAAAGTCCACGGCGCGGACGATATCAAATACGTATCCAAGCTGTTGGATAATCTGGAGAAACAGGCCGGCTGGAAGAGCCGGATTCAGATTGAAGCCCTGATCGAAATCCCCCAGGCCGTGATCAATGCGTATGAGATTGGCAGTGCATCGGACCGGATGGCCGGGCTGGTCTTCGGCATTGCCGACTTTGCCGCCACGCTGGGCATTCGGGAAATCGTCAAGGATCAGAACGTCAACTTTCACTACTCGAAGCAGGCGGTTGTCGTTGCCGCCAAGGCGGCCGGGCTGCACGCCATCGACAATGTCTATCTGCCGCTGTGGCGCAGAGACGACCCGCCCGAGAAGGTCGCCGAGATCGAAACCGGCCTGCGCGACAAGAACGTGGGTTCGGCCAACATCGGCATGGACGGGACCTGGGTCATTCACCCCCAGCAGGCCGCCATTGCCAACGCCTGCTTTACGCCGACCGAGGAACAGGTCGGCTACGCCATCCGCGTCCTCGACCTGTACCACGAGAAAGGCGGCGGTTCGATGCCCGACCCTCAGACGGGCGAGATGATCGACGAGGCGACGGTCAAAATCGCCCTGATGGATCTGGCCAAGGCTGCCCAGGCCGGCACGGTCGAGCAGTCCTATCTGGCCGAACAGGCGGCCAAGAGCAAGGCCATTACCGGCTACGATATTCTGGAGCAGATGAGACGGGTCATGTAG
- the mce gene encoding methylmalonyl-CoA epimerase, with product MLSKIHHVGIVVRNLEDAYAFYRDILGLPLGKMATVEDQGVKAALLPVGESEIELLEPISPDSGVARFLDNKGGGLHHVCFETDNIDTELQDAKDKGIRLIDQQPRNGLAGIIAFLHPQACCSVLVEYAQPVDHAEHASLLSQGRDRRFSAKRLDHVVIAVKDLEPAVATYQHNFGLEREAARDVPALGLRNTFLPIGDAKIEIVTPLGDTSPISQFIDKKGEGLYLLSLDVDHLDGAVQTLAEAGIKANVIRGTAGEIAMISPRHTHGVLLQLVSR from the coding sequence ATGCTGTCAAAAATTCACCACGTCGGCATTGTCGTTCGCAATCTCGAAGACGCCTACGCGTTTTATCGTGACATCCTGGGCCTGCCGCTGGGCAAAATGGCGACGGTCGAAGACCAGGGCGTCAAAGCCGCCCTGCTGCCCGTTGGCGAGAGCGAAATCGAGCTGCTTGAGCCGATCAGCCCGGATTCCGGGGTGGCCAGGTTCCTGGATAACAAGGGCGGCGGGCTGCACCACGTGTGTTTTGAGACCGACAATATCGACACCGAGCTGCAAGACGCCAAGGATAAGGGCATCCGGCTGATTGACCAGCAGCCGCGCAACGGCCTGGCCGGGATCATCGCTTTTCTGCATCCCCAGGCGTGTTGCAGCGTGCTGGTCGAGTACGCCCAGCCGGTCGATCATGCCGAGCACGCGTCCCTGCTGAGCCAGGGCCGCGACCGGCGCTTCAGCGCCAAACGGCTCGATCATGTCGTCATCGCGGTCAAGGACCTGGAGCCGGCGGTGGCGACCTACCAGCACAACTTCGGGCTGGAGCGGGAAGCCGCCCGGGACGTGCCGGCCCTGGGGCTGCGCAATACGTTTCTGCCGATCGGCGACGCCAAAATAGAAATCGTCACCCCGCTGGGAGACACCAGCCCGATCAGTCAGTTCATCGACAAAAAGGGCGAGGGCCTGTACCTGCTGTCGTTGGATGTCGATCATCTCGACGGGGCGGTCCAGACCCTGGCTGAGGCCGGCATCAAGGCCAATGTGATCCGCGGCACGGCCGGCGAGATAGCCATGATCAGCCCCCGACACACCCACGGCGTGCTGCTCCAGCTGGTGTCGCGCTAG
- a CDS encoding protein meaA: MQRDNPWVMRTYSGHSTAEASNALYRLNLSKGQTGLSVAFDLPTQTGYDSDHSLARGEVGKVGVPICHLDDMQTLFDEIPLDQMNTSMTINATAAWLLALYIALAERRGVAQTALQGTTQNDIVKEYLSRGTYIFPPQPSLRLISDVIAYTVTHVPKWNPVNVCSYHLQEAGATPVQEVAYALATAIAILDTLRDAGGLNAEQLAVAVGRMSFFVNASVRFIEEVCKLRAFGQLWDELACDRYGVTEPKLRRFRYGVQVNSLGLTEAQPENNVPRIVLEALGVTLSKDARCRAMQLPTWNEALGLPRPWDQQWSLRIQQILAFETDLLEYGDIFEGSKVIEAKTTAVKTAARQELERVLDMGGVIAALDSVKEQLVASHTERVRRINTKEQLVVGVNAFTETAPSPLYNGESSAILKVDEAAERDQIERLNTFRAARNPAEVEAALAGLAEAARGGTNIMPASVRCAHAGVTTGEWSETLRQIFGAFRAPTGLGGAPAVGRRTETDQLAAVRARVHAAAEVLGRPLRVLVGKPGLDGHSNGAEQVAVWCRDAGMEVVYEGIRLTPDQIVASARDEGVHVIGLSILSGSHLRLVPEILDGLKAEGLDTLPVVVGGIIPEDDAESLRRAGVARVYTPKDFEMVQIVSDMVDVAAGAER; encoded by the coding sequence ATGCAACGAGACAACCCCTGGGTCATGCGCACCTACTCCGGCCATTCCACGGCCGAGGCCAGCAATGCGCTGTACCGTCTGAACCTGAGCAAGGGCCAGACCGGCCTGTCGGTCGCCTTCGACCTGCCGACCCAAACCGGCTATGACAGCGACCACAGTCTGGCCCGGGGCGAGGTCGGGAAAGTCGGCGTGCCGATCTGCCATCTGGACGATATGCAGACGCTGTTCGACGAGATCCCGCTCGACCAGATGAATACCTCGATGACGATTAACGCCACGGCCGCCTGGCTGCTGGCCCTGTATATCGCCCTGGCCGAGCGGCGTGGCGTGGCTCAGACCGCCCTCCAGGGCACAACCCAGAACGATATTGTCAAAGAGTACCTGTCGCGCGGGACGTATATTTTTCCGCCTCAGCCCAGCCTGCGGCTGATCAGCGATGTCATCGCCTATACCGTGACCCATGTCCCCAAGTGGAACCCGGTCAACGTGTGCTCCTACCACCTGCAGGAAGCCGGCGCGACGCCGGTCCAGGAGGTGGCGTATGCCCTGGCGACGGCGATTGCCATTCTCGATACGCTGCGCGATGCCGGTGGGCTCAACGCCGAGCAACTGGCTGTGGCGGTCGGTCGGATGAGTTTCTTTGTCAACGCCAGCGTTCGCTTTATCGAGGAGGTGTGCAAGCTGCGCGCCTTCGGACAGCTGTGGGACGAGCTGGCCTGTGATCGCTATGGGGTGACGGAGCCGAAACTGCGCCGTTTTCGGTACGGCGTGCAGGTCAATTCCCTGGGGCTGACCGAGGCTCAGCCCGAAAACAATGTGCCCCGGATTGTCCTGGAGGCGCTGGGCGTTACCCTCAGCAAAGACGCCCGCTGCCGGGCCATGCAGCTCCCGACCTGGAACGAGGCGCTGGGTCTGCCCCGGCCGTGGGATCAGCAGTGGAGTCTGCGGATTCAGCAGATCCTGGCCTTTGAGACCGATCTGCTCGAGTACGGAGACATCTTTGAGGGCAGTAAGGTCATTGAGGCCAAGACCACAGCCGTGAAGACCGCAGCCCGCCAGGAGCTGGAGCGGGTGCTGGACATGGGTGGGGTCATCGCGGCCCTGGACTCTGTTAAGGAGCAGCTGGTGGCCAGCCATACCGAGCGGGTGCGGCGGATCAACACCAAGGAGCAGCTTGTCGTCGGCGTGAATGCCTTTACCGAGACCGCGCCCTCGCCGCTGTACAACGGCGAGTCGTCGGCCATCCTCAAGGTTGACGAGGCGGCCGAGCGCGATCAGATCGAGCGTCTGAATACGTTTCGGGCGGCCCGCAATCCGGCCGAGGTTGAGGCGGCGCTGGCCGGGTTGGCCGAGGCCGCGCGTGGCGGGACGAACATCATGCCGGCCTCGGTCCGCTGCGCCCACGCCGGAGTCACGACTGGCGAGTGGTCGGAAACGCTGCGGCAGATCTTCGGTGCCTTCCGGGCCCCGACTGGCCTGGGCGGGGCTCCGGCCGTTGGTCGGCGAACGGAGACCGATCAGCTGGCGGCCGTACGTGCGCGCGTCCATGCGGCGGCCGAAGTGCTGGGCCGGCCGCTCAGGGTGCTGGTCGGCAAACCCGGCCTGGACGGCCATTCCAATGGCGCCGAGCAGGTCGCGGTGTGGTGTCGGGATGCGGGCATGGAAGTCGTGTACGAAGGGATTCGACTGACCCCGGACCAGATCGTGGCCAGCGCCCGGGATGAGGGCGTACACGTCATTGGCCTGAGCATCCTGTCCGGCTCGCATCTGCGTCTGGTACCGGAAATCCTGGACGGCCTGAAGGCCGAAGGGCTCGACACGCTGCCGGTGGTGGTGGGCGGGATTATTCCTGAGGATGACGCCGAGTCGCTGCGTCGGGCCGGCGTAGCGCGTGTCTACACGCCCAAGGACTTCGAGATGGTCCAGATTGTGTCGGATATGGTTGATGTGGCCGCAGGGGCGGAGCGCTGA